A stretch of DNA from Bradyrhizobium algeriense:
TGGTCACCGGTTTCCTCGGGGCAGGCAAGACTACGGTCGTGAACCACCTGCTGGCGCATGCCGAGGGGCGGCGGATCGCCGCCGTGGTCAACGATTTCGGCGCGATCAACATTGATGCGGAGCTGGTCGCGGGCGCCAGCGATGGGGTGGTCAGCCTGAGCAACGGCTGCATCTGCTGCTCGCTGGAAGGCGATCTCTTGCGCACGCTCGCCGCCCTGCTGCGGCGTGATCCGCGGCCGGAGTTCATCGTGATCGAAACCAGCGGGGTCGCCGATCCCTCGGATATCGTGCGCAACCTGATGGATCCGATGATCTGGCGGGAGGCGCCGCTGGAAACGGTGCTATGTGTGGTGGACACGACGACAACTGAAGAAGCGTTGAACGACGCGTTGCTGCGCTCTCAGCTGCGGGCAGCCGACGTGGTGGCGCTGAGCAAGGTGGACCTGGTGGACGCGGCGGGTCGCGCAAAGCTGCGCGATGTCGTCCGGGCACTGCGTCCGGCGGCGGTGGTGGTCGATGCCCTGCATGGCGAAGTCCCCGCAGCGCTGCTGTTCCCCGCGGATTTGGACCGCGTGCCCGCGCCGCGCGAGATGGGGCCGCGACGGCCGGCAGTTGACCGGTTCGAGACGCTGAGCTGGACATCGGAACATCTGGTGTCGCTCCCGCGGCTGCAGCAGGCGATCGGCCGGCTGGCGCCGAAGCTCGCCCGGGCGAAGGGGTTGTTCGAGACCGTGGAGCAGCCGGGGCGGCTGACGGTATTTCAGCTCGCCGGCGGGCGCGCGACGTTGGCACCGGGCGGGGCGCTGCCGGCCGGGGCACTGCCGGCCGGGGTAGCGCGGGCGCGGATGGTATTCATTGCCGAGATTGGTGTTCTCTCGACCGCCGAGATCGACAGGGTCATGGAAGCGTGCATCGAAGCCGGGTGAAGTCGCGTCCGGCAATCGAATGCCGGACGCGACTGGAGCACAATAACGATCGTCTTACTTCTTGTAGGCGGCGATCACGGCTTCACCATCGGGGCCGGCCTTCTTGAGCCAATCGGCCGTCAACTGCTCCCCGATCTTCTCAAGACCCGTCTTCAGCGCCGGAGGCGGCGGCAGCACCTTCATCTTGTTGGCCTGAAGCTGTTCGAGATACCACTTCGCCTTTTCTTCCGCGAGTTTCCAGCCGCGTTCTTCGGCGACCGCCGCCGCCTTGAGGATCGCGTCCTGGGTCGGCTTGTCGAGCGCGTCAAAAGCCGCCTTGTTCACGAAGGTAACGTTCTTCGGAATCCAGGCCTGCGTATCATAGAAATGCGTCATGGTTTCCCACGCCTTGCTGTCGTAGCCGGTCGAGCCTGAGGTCATGAACGCGTTCACAACGCCGGTAGCCAATGCTTGCGGCAGTTCCGCCGCCTGGATGGTGACAGGCTGCGCGCCGACAAGCTCGGCGATGCGCGAGGTGCCGACATTATAGGCGCGCCACTTCAAGCCTTTCATATCCTCAACGGTGGCAAGGTCCTTCTTGGCATAAATGCCCTGCGGACCCCACGGCACCGCGAAGAGGAGCATCAAGCCTTGCGATGCGAGCTTCTTTTCGATTGCGGGTTTCGAGGCAAGCCATAGCTTCTTGGCTGCCGGGTAACTCGTCGACAGGAACGGGATGACATCGATGCCGAACATCGGATCCTCGTTCTCATGCAGCGAGATCAGAACCTCGCCGGCCTGCGCCTGTCCGGTGGCGACCGCACGCTTGATTTCCGGCGCCTTGAACAGCGAGGCGGCGGCATGCACGGTGATCTGCAGCTTGCCGCCGGTGGCGTCACCGACGTCCTTGGCGAACGCGATCAGGTTCACCGAATGCGGATTGTCCGCCGGATAGGCGGCCGGGAGATTCCATTTGGTCTGCGCCGCTGCTGGAACGACAAGTGCGGGAGCGGCAAGCGCCGCCACGCAGGCGGCCATAGCGCACGTCTTAATAAGCCTGAACATGACAATACCTTTCTCTAGCCAGGGAATGCTATCCGCGGCAGCAGCATCACGATAGCAGGAAAGACCGTGATGATGGCAACCGCCAGAACGAGCAAAAAGAAGAACGGCAGGGCGGCCTTGGCGACCGTGTTGGAATCCTTGCCGCTCATGGTCTGCAGGACGAACAGATTGAAACCGACGGGCGGAGAGACTTCCGCCATTTCCACCACCAGCACCAGGAAAATGCCGAACCAGACGAGGTCGAAGCCGGCCTGCTTCACCATCGGAATAACGATGGCGGTGGTCAGCACGATCATGGAAATGCCGTCGAGTGCCGTGCCGAGCACGATGTACATGACGGTCAGCGCCGCGATCAGTGCATAGGGACTGAGCTGGAGGCCGTTCACCCAGTTTGCGAGCGCCAATGGGATGCCGGTATAGGCCATCGACGTGCCCATGTAGGAGGCGCCCGCGAGGATCAAGAGGATCATGCAATTGACCCGCGTCGCGCCCATGACGCTCGCCCAGAACGATTCCCAGCTCAGCGCGCCTTGCCACCATGCGATGGCGAGCGAGCCCAGCACGCCCCAGGCCGCGCATTCCGTTGCCGTCGCCCAGCCCATCAGCAATG
This window harbors:
- a CDS encoding GTP-binding protein, with product MPVPILLVTGFLGAGKTTVVNHLLAHAEGRRIAAVVNDFGAINIDAELVAGASDGVVSLSNGCICCSLEGDLLRTLAALLRRDPRPEFIVIETSGVADPSDIVRNLMDPMIWREAPLETVLCVVDTTTTEEALNDALLRSQLRAADVVALSKVDLVDAAGRAKLRDVVRALRPAAVVVDALHGEVPAALLFPADLDRVPAPREMGPRRPAVDRFETLSWTSEHLVSLPRLQQAIGRLAPKLARAKGLFETVEQPGRLTVFQLAGGRATLAPGGALPAGALPAGVARARMVFIAEIGVLSTAEIDRVMEACIEAG
- a CDS encoding TRAP transporter substrate-binding protein; this translates as MAACVAALAAPALVVPAAAQTKWNLPAAYPADNPHSVNLIAFAKDVGDATGGKLQITVHAAASLFKAPEIKRAVATGQAQAGEVLISLHENEDPMFGIDVIPFLSTSYPAAKKLWLASKPAIEKKLASQGLMLLFAVPWGPQGIYAKKDLATVEDMKGLKWRAYNVGTSRIAELVGAQPVTIQAAELPQALATGVVNAFMTSGSTGYDSKAWETMTHFYDTQAWIPKNVTFVNKAAFDALDKPTQDAILKAAAVAEERGWKLAEEKAKWYLEQLQANKMKVLPPPPALKTGLEKIGEQLTADWLKKAGPDGEAVIAAYKK